In the Suncus etruscus isolate mSunEtr1 chromosome 20, mSunEtr1.pri.cur, whole genome shotgun sequence genome, one interval contains:
- the LMCD1 gene encoding LIM and cysteine-rich domains protein 1 isoform X2: MSEMQGDMFGLRTTLMEGIQYMELIPKEKQPVTGTEGSFYRRRQLMHQLPIYDQNPSRCLGLAENELKLMEEFIKQYKSEALGVGEVALPGQGGLPKEDGKTQGKPDGTETAAPTTNGSIGDPVKEVEYVCELCKGAAPADSPVVYADRAGYSKQWHPGCFTCAQCAEPLVDLIYFWKDGAPWCGRHYCQSLRPRCSGCDEIIFSEDFQRVEGLAWHRKHFVCEACEQPLSGRAYIVTHGHLLCPTCSKSNRS, encoded by the exons GGCATCCAGTACATGGAGCTCATCCCCAAGGAGAAGCAGCCAGTGACAGGCACCGAGGGATCTTTCTACCGCCGCCGCCAGCTCATGCACCAGCTCCCCATCTATGACCAGAACCCATCGCGCTGCCTGGGGCTTGCGGAGAACGAGCTGAAGCTGATGGAAGAATTCATTAAGCAGTATAAGAGTGAGGCCCTCGGGGTGGGTGAAGTGGCCCTCCCCGGGCAAGGCGGCTTGCCCAAGGAGGATGGGAAGACTCAGGGGAAACCTGATGGCACAGAGACGGCAGCCCCCACTACCAACGGCAGCATTGGGGACCCGGTCAAGGAAGTGGAATAT GTGTGTGAGCTGTGCAAGGGAGCCGCTCCGGCCGACAGCCCAGTGGTCTACGCAGATAGGGCAGGCTACAGCAAGCAGTGGCATCCAGGTTGCTTCACGTGTGCTCAGTGTGCTGAGCCCCTAGTGGATCTCATCTACTTCTGGAAGGATGGAGCGCCCTGGTGTGGCCGGCATTACTGCCAGAGCCTGCGGCCACGCTGCTCTGGCTGTGATGAG ATCATCTTCTCCGAGGACTTCCAGCGCGTGGAGGGCCTGGCCTGGCACCGGAAGCACTTTGTGTGTGAGGCCTGTGAGCAGCCCCTCAGTGGCCGAGCCTACATCGTCACCCATGGTCACCTCCTGTGCCCGACCTGCAGCAAGTCCAACCGCTCCTGA